The Candidatus Neomarinimicrobiota bacterium genome contains the following window.
TTTCGGACTAATGGCTGGCGTGCAGATGGAAGCAACTGAACCCACAACCACTATTCATCCTTCGGTCGGATTTACGGCTGCCTGGATCAATTTTACTTTTGGCTATACCGTTTATCAGGCAGATCATAACTTGGGACCACGTCATTTTGTTACGCTTTATTGGAACTATTAAAATTCATTGATTTCTCAACACAAATTGCACAAAATCGACGAATAAACACAACAATAAACAGCATGATTATAGGGGTTAGCAAAAATATTCGAGTGAATTCGTGCCCATTGAGTGGTATTCGTATCTATGCTTTTTAGGCGAGGGGAATCAATTTATGGATAAGCAATCGATCATCAACGACTTTACAGCCCACGTTTCCGCAGGTAAAGCGGCATTTTATACGAAATACGGGATGGATTTTGTCATGGGGCATCGGGAAGGCTCCTGGCTTGATGACATTGATGGCGGAAAGCAGCTCTTCAACTGTCATTCCAATGGAGGGGTTTTTAATCTGGGGCATCGTCATCCTGAGATTATAGCGACTCTGAGATCTGCTCTGGATGATTTGGATATAGGTAACCATCACCTTATGAGTCAGGAACGAGCTGTTCTGGCTAAACAAATAACTGACAGCATGCCTGGTGATCTGAGCGTGTGCATTTTTGGAGTAGGTGGTGGAGAAGCCATTGACCTGGCCTTGAAATTAGCGTTGGGTCATACTGGACGTTCCCGAATTATTTCAGCTAACGGAGGGTACCATGGTCATACTGGCCTGGCTCTTTCAGTAGGTGATGCCCAGTATCGAGAACCCTTTGGAATCGGGTTGGCAGACATGCAACAGGTACCCTTTAACAAACTTGATGCTTTGGAAGCCGCCCTGGATGATCAAGTCGCTGCTGTGATCCTGGAAACCATTCCTGCCACTCTGGGGATGGTCATGCCTGAACCAGGCTATCTGGAGCGGGTTCGAGCACTCTGCGACCAAAACGGGACATTGCTCATCATGGACGAGGTTCAGACCGGGTTGGGACGTACGGGAAAACTCTGGGCTTTTGAACATGCTGGTATCACCCCTGACATGGTGGTTATCGGCAAAGGACTTTCAGGCGGAATCTATCCCATAGCGGCCACCATCATCCGGGAAAACCTGGATGCTATTTTCAAAAAAGATCCCTTTATTCATATTTCTACATTTGGCGGCTCTGAATTGGGCTGTCGCGTTGGCCAAAAAGTCATGAGCATTTCCTCGGATGACAATTTCCTGAAACGTGTAGAACTGGCTGGACAGAAGGTTCGAAACGGCCTGGATAAACTCCGAAAGAAGTATCCGAAATTCTTCACAGGGATCCGCCAGTCAGGTCTGATGATTGGCCTGGAGCTTAGAGACAACTATGCCGGTCCGGCTTTGACAAAGGCAGCCTACGATCAAGATCTGCTTATTGTTTATGCTAATAATGATCCATCAGTTTGTCAGTTTCTTCTCCCCCTGACCATCACTGATGAGGAGATCGATCTGGTTATGGATAAACTGGATCGGGCTTTGAATTCGGCTCGTAAACTGCGGGCTGCTTTGGTTGCCAAAGAGAAGACTGGACCACTCTTGAAACGATTTTCAAAAAAGAATGGGGAATCTTCATGAAACTAACCAGGGAGCTTCTACAAAATTTTGAAAGCGGTCTGGATCCACTGAATCTTGAGGCATCCGCGATTCCCTGTAAGATATTGGGCTATGGTGAGATATCTACCGTCCTGCAGCTTCAGAGTGATCCTGATCTGGCTGCGAAACGGATGCCCCTTTTTAAGTCTGTTTCAGCGGCTGAAAAATATGCCGGAGACTACCATCACTATGTGGAGAGACTCCGGGCAGCTGGGTTA
Protein-coding sequences here:
- a CDS encoding aspartate aminotransferase family protein, which codes for MDKQSIINDFTAHVSAGKAAFYTKYGMDFVMGHREGSWLDDIDGGKQLFNCHSNGGVFNLGHRHPEIIATLRSALDDLDIGNHHLMSQERAVLAKQITDSMPGDLSVCIFGVGGGEAIDLALKLALGHTGRSRIISANGGYHGHTGLALSVGDAQYREPFGIGLADMQQVPFNKLDALEAALDDQVAAVILETIPATLGMVMPEPGYLERVRALCDQNGTLLIMDEVQTGLGRTGKLWAFEHAGITPDMVVIGKGLSGGIYPIAATIIRENLDAIFKKDPFIHISTFGGSELGCRVGQKVMSISSDDNFLKRVELAGQKVRNGLDKLRKKYPKFFTGIRQSGLMIGLELRDNYAGPALTKAAYDQDLLIVYANNDPSVCQFLLPLTITDEEIDLVMDKLDRALNSARKLRAALVAKEKTGPLLKRFSKKNGESS